The Zygosaccharomyces rouxii strain CBS732 chromosome G complete sequence genome contains a region encoding:
- the INM2 gene encoding inositol monophosphate 1-phosphatase INM2 (similar to Saccharomyces cerevisiae YDR287W inositol monophosphatase and to YHR046C uniprot|P38710 Saccharomyces cerevisiae YHR046C INM1 Inositol monophosphatase, involved in biosynthesis of inositol and in phosphoinositide second messenger signaling), which translates to MVLTKEQLKEVETSLIQLAQKEIGPLIKSQSGTKFESYEDKANNVDLVTVVDKKVESIVQDFLSKKYPDFAFVGEEGFIKGETKIGDKPTFIVDPIDGTTNFIHGYPYSCTSLGLSENGKAVVGVVHNPHLNQTFHASKGNGAFLNGECIQVTPRPLILQKSIIGLESGSERAESPGSNFETKLRTTNNLLSEKGGFIHGSRSHGSTAMDLCYVATGLLDAYWEGGPWAWDVCAGWCIIEETGGIMVGANPGEWEIPLENRRYFAVRGGAKKEEQTWFVESLWSHVEGRLSY; encoded by the coding sequence ATGGTATTAACCaaggaacaattgaaagaagttGAAACTTCACTAATTCAATTGGcacaaaaagaaattggccCATTGATCAAATCCCAATCAGGTACTAAGTTTGAATCCTACGAGGACAAGGCCAACAATGTTGACTTGGTTACAGTAGTAGACaaaaaagtggaaagtATCGTCCAAGATTTTTTGAGCAAGAAATATCCCGATTTTGCATTCGTAGGTGAAGAAGGGTTTATCAAAGGTGAGACCAAAATTGGCGACAAGCCTACCTTCATCGTCGATCCAATTGATGGTACtaccaatttcattcatGGATACCCTTACAGCTGTACTTCTCTCGGTCTTAGCGAAAACGGTAAGGCTGTTGTTGGTGTCGTCCATAATCCACATTTGAATCAGACTTTCCATGCCTCCAAGGGTAATGGTGCATTTTTGAATGGTGAATGTATTCAAGTGACACCACGTCCCCTAATTCTGCAAAAATCTATCATTGGGTTGGAATCAGGTTCAGAGCGTGCTGAAAGTCCAGGTAGCAACTTCGAAACCAAATTGCGTACAACTAATAACCTGTTGAGTGAAAAAGGTGGATTTATCCACGGTTCAAGAAGTCACGGTAGTACTGCAATGGATCTATGCTACGTGGCTACCGGTCTTTTGGATGCATACTGGGAAGGTGGCCCATGGGCTTGGGATGTCTGTGCCGGCTGGTGTATCATAGAAGAGACAGGTGGTATTATGGTTGGTGCTAACCCTGGTGAATGGGAGATCCCATTAGAAAACAGGCGCTACTTTGCAGTTAGAGGTGGTGCCAAGAAAGAGGAGCAGACTTGGTTCGTTGAGTCTTTATGGTCCCACGTCGAGGGCAGGTTGTCGTACTAA
- the NSE3 gene encoding Smc5-Smc6 complex subunit NSE3 (similar to uniprot|Q05541 Saccharomyces cerevisiae YDR288W NSE3 Essential protein of unknown function), whose amino-acid sequence MSQNDYEEDFRIDAEEYGDDKAVVVARKVVRFILSSCESQNTIIAKGRLQNVAKEYANQENCTRIPFNTLLYEVNSILEDIYGYNLVGLPPKMGPNMATSQNTGNNNSNTNGNNKEDKSATKASRFILLNTMKSIPELDEARLDQSGSLYKSVLRDESYVQENFNSSSTVGNTLSTHQDLVFKGLLTVVICIIVFSKNNILQQELFGYLESYGVPTDGSKIPILKWNIDDFVKTLDKREYVVRMEQNSDVEGNITSYRIGRRTQQEFGIDALVEMMRQVLGLDVNQTPHLKEDIKKNIGDSYA is encoded by the coding sequence ATGAGCCAAAATGATTATGAGGAAGATTTCAGAATAGATGCCGAAGAATACGGTGATGATAAGGCTGTAGTAGTAGCGCGTAAAGTAGTTCGATTCATTCTTTCCAGTTGTGAATCTCAAAACACCATCATTGCTAAGGGGAGGTTACAAAATGTTGCCAAAGAGTATGCTaatcaagagaattgtaCCCGTATACCATTTAACACCCTGTTATATGAAGTGAATAGCATCTTAGAGGACATTTATGGCTACAACTTGGTTGGATTACCGCCCAAAATGGGGCCCAATATGGCAACATCTCAAAACACTGGTAACAATAATAGCAACACCAACggtaataataaagaaGACAAATCAGCTACGAAGGCATCTAGATTCATACTCTTGAACACCATGAAGAGCATACCTGAGCTGGATGAAGCACGATTGGATCAAAGCGGATCTCTATATAAGAGTGTTCTGCGTGATGAAAGTTACGTACAGGAGAACTTCAATAGCAGTAGTACGGTGGGTAACACCTTGAGTACTCATCAAGATCTAGTGTTCAAAGGGTTGCTAACGGTTGTGATATGCATCATTGTCTTCTCTAAGAATAACATTCTgcaacaagaattgtttgGATACCTAGAATCCTACGGTGTACCTACAGATGGATCCAAAATACCCATCTTGAAGTGGaatattgatgattttgtGAAAACGTTAGATAAAAGAGAATATGTCGTTAGAATGGAACAGAATTCCGATGTCGAAGGTAATATTACATCTTACAGAATAGGAAGAAGGACACAACAAGAGTTTGGTATTGATGCATTGGTGGAAATGATGAGACAAGTATTGGGATTAGATGTTAATCAGACCCCCCATTTGAAAGAGGACattaaaaagaatattgGAGACTCTTATGCGTGA
- a CDS encoding uncharacterized protein (similar to uniprot|P38774 Saccharomyces cerevisiae YHR044C), with protein MPIIHADVCLFDLDGTLVDTQYASDCAWSNFCNRHKVDPSEIMNSSGPGITGEFIRKHFPSLELGSDEAVQELEYSVAYDYLDSVRLIPGAKKLLIDLNTNSLTKNKFIKPRWAVVTSGSPYLAHMWFRTILREVGTPEVFITASDVTKDKPDPEGYRKACFELCNLWDSSMKDAKKVVFEDSPQGIKAGKGVGATVIAVTTTFEKFKLYEAGADYVVSDLTGVHVKKNTFTGSIILDVQDPLINQSN; from the coding sequence ATGCCAATCATTCATGCTGATGTATGCTTATTCGATTTAGACGGTACACTCGTCGATACCCAATACGCTTCTGACTGTGCTTGGTCCAACTTTTGTAATCGTCATAAGGTGGATCCTAGTGAAATTATGAACTCTTCAGGACCTGGGATCACTGGTGAATTCATAAGAAAACACTTTCCTTCACTGGAATTGGGAAGTGATGAGGCTGTTCAGGAATTAGAGTATTCGGTTGCTTATGATTACCTTGATTCCGTGAGATTAATTCCAGGTGCCAAGAAACTGTTAATAGATCTGAATACAAACAGTTTAACTAAGaataaattcatcaaacCAAGATGGGCTGTCGTCACATCAGGCTCACCTTATTTGGCTCACATGTGGTTTAGAACCATTCTTAGAGAAGTGGGAACACCAGAAGTTTTCATTACAGCATCGGATGTGACTAAGGATAAACCAGATCCTGAAGGTTATAGAAAGGCATGTTTTGAACTTTGTAACCTTTGGGATAGTTCCATGAAGGATGCCAAGAAGGttgtttttgaagattccCCTCAAGGTATAAAAGCTGGTAAAGGCGTTGGTGCTACTGTGATAGCGGTCACAacaacttttgaaaaattcaaactGTATGAAGCTGGTGCTGATTATGTAGTGTCAGATTTGACGGGTGTCCATGTTAAAAAGAATACTTTTACTGGCTCAATTATCTTGGATGTCCAAGACCCTTTGATCAACCAATCTAATTAA
- a CDS encoding uncharacterized protein (no similarity) translates to MVSLALPTISNGQALNTDILTEDLQFEQYTKNQQWNLLSKSLEIYFLWLLTMMVIYALTLAALLYIRGTKHNQEVANGKGSGNEQKSGNTVVSINDKDLYPILNLAGDQSSFYLKYLDVDQIPKSKNQDLRRTKNTNDGEEVLKEMIGDNS, encoded by the coding sequence ATGGTATCACTAGCATTACCCACGATCAGTAACGGTCAGGCTTTAAATACTGACATCTTAACGGAGGACTTGCAATTCGAACAGTATACAAAAAATCAACAGTGGAATCTATTATCAAAGAGCCTTGAAATTTATTTCCTATGGCTTCTTACTATGATGGTAATTTACGCTCTGACGCTTGCTGCACTCTTGTACATTAGAGGTACTAAGCATAATCAAGAAGTCGCTAACGGAAAAGGAAGTGGAAATGAACAGAAAAGTGGCAATACTGTCGTTAGCATAAATGACAAGGACCTGTATCCAATTCTGAACCTTGCTGGTGATCAATCGAgtttttatttgaaataccTAGATGTGGATCAGATTCCTAAATCAAAAAACCAAGATTTGAGGAGAACGAAAAACACAAACGATGGGGAGGAAGTGCTGAAAGAGATGATAGGAGACAACTCTTAA
- the MGP12 gene encoding Mgp12p (similar to uniprot|Q05530 Saccharomyces cerevisiae YDR286C Hypothetical ORF) — MYIRSFHTASRLLSNGTVRATLFSKSKCGLCDNASNVMEKVLKKRPQVDYSVVKIDDPKNHEWWEKYCFDVPVLHLETPVREGSLIKVFHRLEEEDVLDKIKGLE; from the coding sequence ATGTATATCCGTTCATTTCATACAGCGTCCCGTTTACTGAGTAATGGGACGGTAAGAGCTACCTTATTCTCTAAGAGCAAATGCGGTTTGTGTGATAATGCCTCTAACGTTATGGAAAAGGttttaaaaaaaaggcCACAAGTCGATTATTCTGTGGTGAAAATTGATGACCCTAAAAACCACGAATGGTGGGAGAAGTATTGTTTCGATGTACCTGTGCTACATCTTGAAACACCAGTTAGAGAGGGATCTCTGATCAAAGTATTTCACCgattggaagaagaagatgtttTAGATAAAATCAAAGGTTTGGAGTGA
- the RRP45 gene encoding exosome non-catalytic core subunit RRP45 (highly similar to uniprot|Q05636 Saccharomyces cerevisiae YDR280W RRP45 Ribosomal RNA Processing Putative 3'->5' exoribonuclease component of exosome complex of 3'->5' exonucleases), whose amino-acid sequence MAKDIEFSTSENKFILDALRQNLRLDGRSFDQFRDVDIKFGKEYGDVTVTMGKTKIHCRISCQIAQPYEDRPFEGLFLISTETSPMAGPQFENGNSTGEDEVLCVRIIEKAVRRSGALDVEGLCIVAGSKCWAIRADVHFLDCDGGLLDASCIAVMTALLHFKKPDITVLGDRVTVHPTDEREPVPLGILHIPICVTFSFFNPQDTEENIKGDSNAEIAIIDANLKEELLRDGTLTVTLNKNREVVQVSKAGGLPMDALSLMENCYKAYTITEKLTDQILACVKEDDSKRNQYAGLLSSENARDAT is encoded by the coding sequence ATGGCAAAGGATATTGAATTCTCAACTTCGGAAAACAAGTTCATTTTAGATGCATTGAGGCAAAATCTTAGACTTGATGGAAGATCCTTTGATCAGTTTCGAGATGTTGACAttaaatttggtaaagaatATGGTGATGTAACCGTTACAATGGGGAAGACCAAGATACACTGTAGGATAAGTTGCCAGATAGCCCAACCTTATGAAGACAGACCTTTTGAAGGTTTATTTCTAATATCCACGGAGACATCACCCATGGCGGGACctcaatttgaaaacgGTAACAGTACcggtgaagatgaagtcTTATGTGTAAGAATTATCGAAAAGGCCGTGAGAAGATCTGGTGCTCTAGATGTTGAAGGATTGTGCATTGTAGCAGGTAGTAAATGTTGGGCAATTAGAGCGGATGTGCATTTCTTAGATTGTGATGGTGGTTTATTAGATGCATCTTGTATTGCAGTGATGACAGCACTGTTACATTTCAAAAAACCTGATATTACGGTACTTGGTGATAGAGTTACTGTACATCCTACAGATGAAAGAGAGCCTGTACCTCTTGGGATTCTACACATCCCCATTTGTGTtactttctctttctttaatCCTCAAGATACCGAGGAAAACATCAAAGGTGATTCTAACGCGGAGATAGCCATTATAGAtgcaaatttgaaagaggaATTACTTCGAGACGGTACTTTAACGGTGACGCTAAATAAAAACCGAGAAGTGGTACAAGTTTCTAAAGCTGGTGGATTGCCCATGGATGCACTTTCATTAATGGAGAATTGTTACAAGGCCTATACTATTACTGAGAAATTAACTGATCAAATACTGGCGTGTGTGAAGGAAGATGACTCTAAGAGAAATCAATACGCAGGCCTTTTGAGTTCTGAAAACGCCCGTGATGCTACTTAa
- the MRX10 gene encoding Mrx10p (similar to uniprot|Q05648 Saccharomyces cerevisiae YDR282C Hypothetical ORF) has product MRLFTGLPIRGSLRFTRYFSGARLCGKSVINTKNEGQSRLDDLNVRTMKSPRSSQNLSKNLRRAFVPHFNLTRYNFRDDLESVLLKCLKVKSCTTVTTAESYDLSKCIALLHSQGFQPVSLIPDEIITFRHHCNGSTGDIMILGQSGSIICWGFDEATVNQNILKLVEDARTNPLNPDEFESEDMDYVELENKLQLESVQLESANHAAVKYLETSLLVGDLILINSTDPGAGLLHKAAFSSGFSRSTKLAVLENAMERHIVETRIITEKVSKGVRLNLKRGDALKSIGRLFLIRGKLNLYSELIETPDLYWSEPQLEKIFKETSKYLDIGPRINILNSKLDYSTEETRALMGVLSEKNSTVLELIIIYLIAFELCFELYHFYERYWLDSKSQLDQKKEHET; this is encoded by the coding sequence ATGAGACTCTTCACAGGCTTACCCATTCGTGGATCACTGAGATTCACTAGATACTTCTCAGGAGCTCGACTATGTGGAAAATCAGTAATAAATACGAAAAATGAAGGGCAATCTCGATTAGATGATCTCAATGTAAGAACGATGAAATCTCCTCGAAGTTCTcaaaatctatcaaaaaACCTTAGGAGAGCGTTTGTTCCTCATTTCAATCTAACACGCTATAATTTTAGAGATGATTTAGAGAGTGTGCTGTTGAAATgtttgaaggtgaaatcTTGCACTACGGTTACCACTGCTGAAAGTTACGATCTATCCAAATGTATTGCACTATTGCATAGTCAGGGTTTCCAACCTGTCAGTTTAATTCCTGACGAAATTATAACATTTAGACATCACTGTAATGGTAGTACTGGTGATATCATGATATTGGGTCAAAGTGGATCTATAATATGTTGGGGGTTTGATGAAGCTACGGTGAACCAAAACATCTTAAAGCTAGTCGAAGATGCAAGGACAAATCCTTTGAATCCTGACGAATTCGAAAGTGAAGATATGGATTACGTTGAATTAGAGAATAAACTTCAACTAGAATCAGTACAGTTAGAATCTGCCAACCATGCCGCCGTAAAGTATTTAGAGACAAGTTTGCTAGTGGGAGATTtaatattgataaattctaCAGATCCAGGTGCAGGATTATTACACAAGGCAGCGTTCTCTAGTGGATTTTCGAGAAGTACAAAATTAGCTGTATTAGAGAATGCTATGGAGAGACATATTGTTGAAACCAGGATCATTACCGAGAAAGTTTCTAAAGGCGTTcgtttaaatttgaaaagaggaGATGCCCTGAAATCTATTGGTAGATTATTTTTAATAAGAGGTAAGTTGAATCTCTACTCGGAATTAATCGAGACTCCAGATTTATACTGGAGTGAACCCCAGTTagaaaaaatctttaaGGAAACCTCGAAATACCTTGACATCGGTCCCAGGATAAACATTCTGAACAGCAAATTAGATTACTCCACTGAGGAGACCCGTGCTCTTATGGGCGTCTTAAGCGAAAAGAATAGTACGGTATTAGAACTGATCATCATTTATCTTATCGCCTTTGAGCTTTGCTTCGAATTATACCACTTCTATGAGAGATATTGGCTCGATAGTAAATCTCAACTGGACCAGAAGAAAGAGCACGAAACTTAA
- the NCP1 gene encoding NADPH--hemoprotein reductase (similar to uniprot|P16603 Saccharomyces cerevisiae YHR042W NCP1 NADP-cytochrome P450 reductase involved in ergosterol biosynthesis associated and coordinately regulated with Erg11p), which translates to MVAGMDNTDLAVLCALILAVAAYMKKDIIKELLFSNDDAITADDSGSRDILQVMKDNNKNYLVLYASQTGTAEDYAKKYSKELAAKFSLNVMCADVENYDFESLKELPSNVVVSIFVATYGEGEFPDGAVQFEDFLNELSEGALTNVRYTLFGLGNSTYEFYNGASKKILQHMEKAEATLIGEHGLGDDGAGTTDEDYLSWKENTFEILKDQLNLSEHEQKFEPSFQLEKLETIDEKVSLGEPSLHYLPANKLSFNSENVQVGPFDINQPYLAPIIKTHELMKSKDRSCVHSEFDVSGSNIKYTTGDHLGIWPSNADEKIEKFLYAFNLNPDTIFDLKPLDSTIETPFPTPTTIGAAVRHYLEITGPISRQSFGSLVQFAPSAKIKEKLQNLAADKDQFHIEITSRYFDLADAVLHLSGGAKWETVPWEFLIESIAHLQPRYYSISSSSLSEKQTIHTTAMVESAPNPAGGPNVVGVATNLLKNIEAEINGKSTDSLDVHFDLRGPRALFSGYKLPVHVRRSAFKLPSNPQTPLIMIGPGTGVAPFRGFIRERVKYVETTENAKLGKHLLFYGSRNLDDFLYREEWPVYAKKLGNAFEMVVAHSRLEKQKKVYVQDKLTEREKDVLALLNEGAFLYVCGDAKGMAQGVHLALVEILANGKSISKEDATEMVKMLKTTGRYQEDVW; encoded by the coding sequence ATGGTAGCGGGAATGGATAACACAGATTTAGCAGTGCTTTGTGCACTTATCTTGGCCGTAGCAGCTTAtatgaagaaagatattATCAAAGAGCTGCTATTCTCCAACGATGATGCTATTACTGCTGATGATTCTGGTTCCCGTGATATCCTGCAAGTCATGAAGGATAATAACAAGAACTACTTAGTACTTTACGCTTCCCAAACTGGTACAGCTGAAGATTATGCTAAGAAATACTCCAAAGAGTTGGCAGCTAAGTTTTCATTGAACGTTATGTGTGCAGATGTGGAAAACTACGATTTTGAGAGCTTGAAAGAATTACCATCTAATGTGGTGGTTTCTATCTTCGTGGCAACCTACGGTGAAGGTGAGTTTCCAGATGGTGCTGtacaatttgaagatttcttAAACGAATTGAGTGAAGGTGCATTGACCAATGTTCGTTACACACTATTCGGGTTAGGTAATTCCACTTATGAATTCTACAATGGTGCTTCCAAGAAAATCTTGCAGCACATGGAAAAGGCGGAAGCCACTCTAATTGGTGAGCACGGCCttggtgatgatggtgCTGGTACTACTGATGAAGACTACTTGTCTTGGAAGGAAAAcacctttgaaatcttAAAGGaccaattgaatttaagTGAACACgaacaaaaatttgaaccttctttccaattggaaaaattagaaaCCATTGACGAAAAAGTCTCCCTGGGTGAACCTTCTTTACACTATTTGCCAGCTAACAAGCTCTCATTCAATTCTGAAAATGTCCAAGTGGGTCCATTTGATATAAACCAACCATATTTGGCCCCTATTATAAAGACTCAcgaattgatgaaaagtaAAGACCGTAGCTGTGTTCACAGTGAATTCGATGTTTCTGGATCTAATATAAAATATACTACAGGTGACCATTTGGGAATTTGGCCATCTAATGCTGacgaaaaaattgaaaaattcttatACGCTTTTAACTTGAACCCTGATACcatctttgatttgaaaccCTTAGACTCTACTATCGAAACACCTTTCCCTACGCCTACTACCATCGGTGCAGCTGTAAGACattatttggaaattacAGGCCCCATCTCCAGACAAAGCTTTGGTTCTCTTGTACAATTTGCACCATCGGCAAAGATtaaggaaaaattacaaaatttagCCGCTGATAAGGACCAATTCCACATTGAAATTACCTCTAGATACTTCGATTTGGCAGATGCAGTATTACACCTTTCCGGAGGTGCTAAATGGGAAACCGTACCATGGGAATTCCTAATCGAATCCATTGCTCATTTACAACCTCGTTATTATTCtatttcctcttcttcattgtCAGAAAAACAAACTATTCACACTACTGCCATGGTGGAAAGCGCCCCTAACCCTGCTGGTGGTCCAAATGTGGTTGGTGTCGCTACCAATTTATTAAAGAACATTGAAGCGGAAATTAATGGTAAGAGTACCGATAGTTTAGATGTTCATTTCGATTTGAGGGGTCCTCGTGCACTTTTCTCTGGTTACAAATTACCAGTTCACGTTCGTCGCTCTGCCTTTAAGCTGCCCTCCAACCCTCAAACTCCACTTATTATGATTGGCCCAGGAACTGGTGTGGCTCCATTCCGTGGATTTATTAGAGAACGTGTAAAATACGTGGAAACTACCGAAAATGCTAAGCTGGGTAAACATTTGTTGTTTTACGGTTCCAGAAACTTGGACGATTTCTTGTACAGAGAAGAATGGCCAGTCTACGCTAAGAAATTGGGTAATGCGTTTGAAATGGTTGTTGCACACTCTAGATTggagaagcagaagaaaGTTTACGTCCAAGATAAACTGACAGAACGCGAGAAGGATGTCCTTGCACTACTTAATGAAGGTGCATTCTTGTATGTTTGTGGTGATGCGAAGGGTATGGCTCAAGGTGTCCACCTTGCCCTAGTGGAGATCTTGGCCAAtggtaaatccatttcGAAGGAGGATGCGACTGAAATGGTTAAGATGTTGAAGACCACCGGTAGATACCAAGAAGATGTGTGGTAA